The Leptidea sinapis chromosome 10, ilLepSina1.1, whole genome shotgun sequence sequence gcccagtaatttcactagctacggctacccttcagaccgaaacacagtacctaATGCtaacacgttactgcttcacggcagaaataggcgccgttgtggtagccataatctagccggcatcctgtgcaaaagagcctcccactggtatctaaTACCTACATGATATTCGTAATGCAAACAATTCGGTCGGTATGTTCATTGGGCAATgactacaatataatattgattgatATCACCTGACCAATTATAATATCAACCCTACTGGCTACTATCAATTGATGTGTTCCTACTGTGGTATCTGAAGGCGTCCGCCCTTGATTACCCGCCTCTGTGCTATAAGGTTGATCGAAGCATGCTTTTCAGAATGAAACTTACTCGAAAGATAAATAGATCTATGCGCATCTAGCCTGAGGCGGCTTTCGAATGTAtctagaaataatttttaaatgcattttcctactataaatatatatttaatttatttgcaaatTGGTGAATTTGGAAGCTAACTCTAATCAAATAAAGGTAAAAAAATTGGCACAACACCAGTATATACTCTGTCCAAATTGAGCAGGCTATAAAAGCTGTCACAATTTTATAAGGCGCTGGtgatttttgttgttttgaaaGGTCCTGTGCTATTTTTGTGTAATCTCAGTAAATTccctaaatataaattataattttctttttataaaactgCCAACTATCGGTTTATGAAGATTTTAATCGAGCACACTAAGCCTGAAACGACGTATCGCAATCCCGccatataatacaattaatctATTCGCAGGTcgaaataaatagaaaatatgtaagtaACATGGAGCAGAGTAACACTTTCACATAAGCTTGCTCGATATAGACAACTCTATCCCtgataataatatcaaacacTCGCTGCCCACGGtcactatcccccttattcataatggtcgggtaacttaaaacagccactaaggagtgttttttctcattctgacttaggtcaatagaagaacacagagtgagaattagcaatgctttaagctagcagactattatgaataagggggtctTTATCTAGTGTTGACACACACTACGAACAAGTATTACTAGAAGCATAGTGCACTATTATGGATgtgaataataaacaataataacaaaaggaAATTGCATCTGTCCGTAGCGTTCCAATGGTACTTATAGAGCACCAAGGGCTATGAGGTTTTGACATTAGTATAGTTGTGATACTTTCAAAGATTAGGTACATTACAATTTGTCGGGAAGCAATACATCGGAACAGATTAGTGTGAAAGTGTTATGGTAAGCACTGACAATATTTTTGCCTGAATAAAAATAGTGTGTTATCAGAATAATGATCTTATGGCCTTCATGAATGGTCTGGCTATAAGTCTTTGTGCATTCACAAATTACCGGGGCTGCATGAGATATCAACCACCACTATTTGGTGTAACTACTGTGGCAGAAGCAATTAATTGGTAGTGCACAACTATTATACTTACCGATAGATGATAATTCATGAAACAATATTCGGTTGACTTTGTGTCTTATGTGGCTAGAAAATGTAATAACattgacaaaaatattatgttcttattttatatctaaattataaaaaaaagcatttaaTTCTAAAGATTTCACAACATTGTATAATGTGATATATAACAACTAAAtgttaaaacttaataaaccCAAGTCCTGATATACCTTAAATTACAATCGTAGTTCTACgttaaaaattaaggaaataaAGCAATTAATAgtattgtaatgtaatgttcAAGACTAGATAGAACTGAGGGAGTATTCTTAaagatgttttaaaattaaacacatACATAAAGAAAAGAAACAAGCTCATTCAGATATTATTATGGCGCAGCTAAAGAGATAACTACAGTAATCCAATCAGTAatgtaaaatagtattttaaagatACTGACCACTAGGAATAATATACATGTTGCAATAAAATGTACCTATTCCAAATAATGTTGAAGTTAGTTgtgtaaaaaaacaacaaatatcatcaaaataagTTGTTGTTTTTTGCCACATCGACCGACACTTTGTATAAGCCTTCCAGCCAGTAATTTAGACAAGCTGATAGTCATAGGCAAGGTTGAGGGCAAAAGACCACTAGGACTATCATCCAGCTGCTAGTCGGACCAGATCACTGGCCTACCACTTACGACCTCAATAAAGAAAGCCGAGAACCAAAAGGAGTGGTTGCCTTTAGTGATCAATGTTACAAAAACTTTGAAGTATTGACACAACCTTCAGAAATGAAAAATTCAAACAAGaagttgtttaaatttttcttgcctttatacttaaaaaacaaaacaaaaaataaatattgttttagagACAAAATATGTGGGAAACATGAAAATTAAAAGAAGCTAAGgcacaaaaaatgttttttttttattaaatataaaaaaagcttaCTTATAATTGGCCCCACaggttcatttttaataaaataaattctttaagCCTATATTCAAAATCATACTCTGTGATGAATTAGAACACCATTTACTTGAAATacttatgtaattataatttaaaagactAATTGGCTGGTTCTGTGGCCAACtatctcataataataataataacagtaaaaATCGGACAGTAATAGAATTATACAAGAAGTACTTTACTTCCATTCATacactaaggctgagatctataaagcgtacttagacttacAAAAACTTAGCTTCGTGTGATAAAAtgtgaacttgacttttgcattagGCTGTCTTAGCTTTAGCTCAGTAtcatttcagctgtcaaatgactataaaaatgaaattaaagctTCCACTCCGTTAAGTATtaggtaagtaaagtctgagcgtCTAAGTACGCTAGACTTCAACCTAAATGTACTCTGTGAAtttgaaaatacaaatttaatttaagatgaatataaacaaatataattccAATTAATATGAAGTTGGAATGTGTTGGTATCCTACGAGCTAATACTTATCAGATTATGGCCATTCatatagtataattatttttcaaaagtgATGTTctaatatctattttaaaattaatctaatgagtatgttttattaatttaaaaaatacgacAATCCTAATTGTAAAACAGTCTTATGTTTGGAAAATAAATTCACAGCaatgttgttttaaaaaagtgttACAGTAATTCACTGGTTTCattgtaataaaatgttaatccGGTCAAAGATTTAATATATCAGTTGTTAAAACATTAACTGTCAccgatttcataaatatactacTATTGTATATTCTCAAGAATACAATTACTGTTAGAATTAGAATTTCAAACACCTAAAAATACcccaaaatttaaaaagacataaaatattaaattaataataggaCTACTATTTACAATCTTAGTATAAGCTATGTCTAGATATTATAATCATTAGATTATATGGCAATTTTCAGTCTGTCAATTAATTTCATTGTGTGCAAATTTTGAAGTATTTGATACTCTTAAACTTTTAATGTTGATATTGTAAGGATCtctagttataaataataacctgcttaataatatattgtactgtcaatatgttagtaacaatataatatattattaatatgactcttaaaattattaagattCACATATATGAGCAAGGGAAaatacatcataatattattacatcatattttggTAATAATGAGGTAAAAACTGttgagttaaaaaaaattaaaaattaaaatggcacTTCATCAGACCTTACAATTTTCCATCCAACCATAATAaacctaaataataataatacactaaTCTCGGGATGACTTATTGAATCATCAAATCTTTGGATATGGAATGCAATGTTATAACAATAACTCACTGGTAGACATATTCGTAAACAAGACTCACAGTAGTCTTCTAAGATTACGTTTACTTTTCTTTGTTCCAATGGTGCTGGTACTTTTCTTTCGTTTCGAGGGACTTGGGCCATCTAGATCATATAGAATACAGTTCTTACCTGGGTGCCGTTCACATTtacataatttacaatattgataGGCACATGTTGCGCTTGTACACTCAACCCACTCTTCTCCAGAACTCTCCTCGGTCACTTTGGCTGGTTGACTGCAGCGGACACATGATAATTGCTTCCGAATATCCAATGCAgccatctaaaattaaaaattataacaaggCTTAGGTAATTTACATAACTAGAttgtctcttgctgttagacaactgataaaaacaggccaggaagtTATTAGTTTAGTATGCACTTGCTAtgtgtatgacactttgtgttaatgtgtgtgaattgctcaaagtaaagattagttctaaagtctattttttgtTGAcaatttcacagctgtcatagtctatctagacatacaaatgatctaagatttaaaATATCTTCGCTTCATACTCTTAAAACTGCTGTCAATCATGTTTAATTAAAGAAATCATTACTATCCTTACCTTTGTAAACTTTTTGAACCTTATTGTTCTAGGTGTACTTGGCGGACTGCTTGacaaattcttttgaatattgcTAGTATTAAGAACATTATGTATCTCAATTAATGGTCTCGATTGACTACTATTGGTTGGATTTGGGGTATTAATACCTTTATTTTCTTGATTTTCTTTAGCAGTTTTTAAAAACCTTaagtattcaattttttttgttttaatcctGCTCACATCTTCCCATACTCTGAGCCACACAGGACTGACTagagtaaaattaaatatatcttcATTAGATAAATAACTGAAGATTTTCATAATAGGTGGCATAACATTTGCTTTCtcatataacattttaataatatcaaatttttgTTCCGGTCGAAATTGAATAGACTTTACAGCTTTTGAATGAGCTTTTGGAATTTTTGATACATTTTGAAGTGCATGAGATTCACAAGTCAAGGAATGCATTACAAAGCTTAGCTTTTTAGCTGGTCTTTTTAAACTGGATGGACTACTCAATTTGCAACTTGTTCTACATGTTCTCTTTATTGGTGTAGATGGGAATGTATGCACTTGATCATTAAAATGGTATAATCCATTTATAGACTCAGTATGTCCCAAGCCAGATCCTTTAATCTTACTACATTCATTAAATTTCAACTTTCTTAATCCTCCAGCAATTAATGTTGTTGGTGTTGGAACAGTTGAATATCCTAGATCACTATTTTCAATGTCTTCTTGATATGATCTTTTAACACCCCGCCTAATTTGAGGTGACTCTTTGAAactatcatttaaattactgcaATTGTATTTACTCCTAGGCAAAATATTCACATCTGTTGAAAAGCTATAGCAATCTACATGAAAGGGGCCCCTGATACAAATATTGCCTTTTAGGAGTCCAGAAGCTGAGCCATCGTTAGATGTTTCAGAACATTCAAATGAGCCTGGAGTATACGGTGTATGGTAACCACTGTCTTCATTTTTCCAATAGTTGCTATTGTTTCCATAGGACAATCCAGGTGTTAAAGGTTCAGCTAGCTCCGAATGCATATCCATTTCTCCAGCGTTTAATATTTTGCTATCTAAGATCTCCAATATCTGTATAAGATTAACTCATGTTCCACTTTGTACTATTTTCAACCATTGTGTACTTTTTTATCTTATAAGGAGCAGTTAAATTAATTTGGCgcgttaaaataataaacaattttaatttgattatcgTTATAAGTTGAAGAAACTTCACACTTCACAGAAGCCATTATAGAATacagataataaataattataggtaATCTACTTAGAATCAAGAATATCGTATTCATACATTGATATATCATCTGTGGTGGACATAGACTGCATGAAAGCGTATTGCTATTTTATTAGGCTAGGCGACTTTATTGGCGAATTATCGCCCTTTAGTTTGCTAGAAAAAATAAAGGAAGATTTAGAGTACtccaaatttattaattaatttcgtaTTAATTGTTTGCTTGTAACGAAATGTAGTAGCACCACTGATATTAACTCTTCAGGATTTTTCAATGCTACTTGCATTATAGAAAGTATAGTGTATAGAaagctttgtgttatttttttgcgTTTTCAGACTTACGTTTAAAAGCGTGCGTTTATTCGCAGTGCATGCTAAACCTTGAGCCTGGAAAAGTAACAATAAGTTGAGCTGTACAGCACTGGCCTGACTTTACTAACCTACGCGCAATGAAATGCACTGAAAGGagacagacataatattaagtatatcaCCTTGTCTGTCTTGAAATGCAAAACAATAACTTGGAGCCATTTTATTTCATACTGATCGTCAGTTTGGTGGGAATCACGTGTGAGATTTAAATACTGTTATaaagcgaaaaaaaaaatatgaaccgactttaaaaaggaggaggttctcaattcgatcggtatttgttttatgtatatacaccgattacgctgataTGAATGATCCGATTTATATGATTCATCATTCATTTGATGTGGAATGTTTACCATTTGGTACCATAAATATTTGAGATAGTTTGGCCTAGTACTTTTCACTTTATGAGTATTTGTGTTttcgtggatgatataattttgGTTTGTGTAGGGCTTttttagaagttttcatttaggttgattatataaagtataaaccCGTGTCCCGGTGAATGGGTCTTAGTtcaacaaacgttcttcacgatatttcagtgtctcacaaaaAGTGAAACAGAGTTACTAACTGCATGTTTTTGGAGTCGATTACTTTATTCCGTTCCCGTTTCTTAGAATCTATATTGCGTAAAGAGCGTGGCACCTTTCATAGGACTACCCATagtaactcaaaaaaaaaactatttattataagacagtaaaaagcaacgaaatttTATAGATTAGTAGTTTTATCTAGAAAAAACCTACTGTTGTTTTCAGAACAACCTGATGCAGAcactaaaagtaaaaataaaaaaaatcgacttcaaaatCTAAAAAGTATAAGatgacttaagaaatatttaatctAATACACATCTTTTGCA is a genomic window containing:
- the LOC126966396 gene encoding F-box only protein 5-like, with product MDMHSELAEPLTPGLSYGNNSNYWKNEDSGYHTPYTPGSFECSETSNDGSASGLLKGNICIRGPFHVDCYSFSTDVNILPRSKYNCSNLNDSFKESPQIRRGVKRSYQEDIENSDLGYSTVPTPTTLIAGGLRKLKFNECSKIKGSGLGHTESINGLYHFNDQVHTFPSTPIKRTCRTSCKLSSPSSLKRPAKKLSFVMHSLTCESHALQNVSKIPKAHSKAVKSIQFRPEQKFDIIKMLYEKANVMPPIMKIFSYLSNEDIFNFTLVSPVWLRVWEDVSRIKTKKIEYLRFLKTAKENQENKGINTPNPTNSSQSRPLIEIHNVLNTSNIQKNLSSSPPSTPRTIRFKKFTKMAALDIRKQLSCVRCSQPAKVTEESSGEEWVECTSATCAYQYCKLCKCERHPGKNCILYDLDGPSPSKRKKSTSTIGTKKSKRNLRRLL